A region of Necator americanus strain Aroian chromosome I, whole genome shotgun sequence DNA encodes the following proteins:
- a CDS encoding hypothetical protein (NECATOR_CHRI.G4164.T1) → MSGGYTSIPRRGRAPAVHGRMRAAWAASALIREAMDQLTEQYLRANVFDSTVFPALCFATKPWANEVATSRKLLTAHRALERRLLKLNRGTEHLAALRSSDLRAIPHLRDLAEYISRTKHR, encoded by the coding sequence ATGAGCGGGGGATACACGAGCATACCTCGACGAGGTCGCGCTCCAGCCGTTCAtggaagaatgagagcagcgtgggcaGCATCAGCACTCATCAGGGAAGCtatggaccaactgacggagcAATATCTCCGTGCCAATGTGTTCGACTCCACAGTTTTTCCAGCGCTTTGCTTCGCAACAAAGCCGTGGGCAAACGAGgttgccacgtctaggaagctacttactgcccacagagcccttgagagacgACTTCTGAAGCTTAACCGAGGCACAGAACACCTAGCCgctcttcgcagctccgattTAAGAGCAATACCCCATCTTCGCGACctagcggaatatatatcgagaACAAAGCATAGGTAG